The window CATCGGTCTTCATCAACAACGACCCCACCGGCGCCTTGATCGCCTGGCGCGGGTGGTCCATCCACGATCGCCAATCCACCCTCTTCGATCGCCTGCCGCTGCCGCCCCTGCCGCTCAACCAACCGAACCAGCGCTTCGATCGCCAGGCGCCCTACCACGCGCCCTTTCGCGAGGTGGACGGGCGGCCCGGCGTCTCCTTGGTGGCCGACTACAAGCGCGGTGCCTCCCTCTGGCGCGCGGGCTATTTCGACAACCGCGCCAACCCCGAGGCCATCGAGCGTGGCCAGTACGGGTGGCGCACGCGAATGCACCACGTGGGCGTGCGCCAGCGCCTGCCCGCCAAGCTCGAGCTCGTCGCCCAATGGCTGCGCGGCTCCACGCTGATGGGGTCGCGCATCGACGGCGGGCGGCGTGCGGTCGACGCGATGTTCGCCAGCGAGTTCATCCAGCTCTCCCACGTGGGGCAGCGGCAGATGCTCACCGCGCGCGTCGATCGCTTTCGGGTGGAGGACCGGGACGTGCTGACCGTGGATGACAACAACGAACGCGGTCACGCCCTCACCCTGTCCTACCGCTGGTCCTTCACGCCGCACACCCGTATCGCCGCCGAGTGGCTGCGCATTCGCACCGAACGTCCGGGTTGGGCATTCACGGGATTGGCGACGGAACGTACCGAGACGCAACTGCAGCTGCGCCTACAGCTGCGTTACTGAGCGCCTGAGCTCAGCCCAGCGTGTGGACCGGCGAAGTGCCGAGCGGACCGCGGGGGATCACCAGGTACACCGTCTCGCCGTCGCGCAGCAATTGCACGTGGACGTACTCTCCGCGCTCGCCCTGCACGCTCAGGGCGTGCAGCTCGTGGAGGTGGAACACCCGTTGGCCATCGTAGTGGGTCAGCTGATCGCCGCCTCGCAGGCCCGCCGCCGCGACCTCACTGCCCTCGGGTAGGGCGCCTACGGCCACGGCCGTGCTGCGCCCGAGGGTGCTCAGGTAGCGGGCGTAGGTGTCGTCCCCGAGCTCGGCGCGCAGGGGGTTGAGGACGTCAAGGCGGAATCCCTCGGGCGAGGCGAGGAAGGCGTCGCGGCGCCGCTGCCAGGTCTGCAGATCGCGATCGGCCGCGATGCGCGTCAGCGACTGGCGGACGTGGGCTGCTTCGTCGCGGGCGAGGGCAGCGTTACCAGGGCTGGACGCCGTCTCGTAGGCGGCCGGGTTGGCGAGCTTCGCCGGGGTTGGAGAAGGTGGCCGCTCGCGCAAGGTCGCCAGCGTGGCTGCCAGCTGCCGCCTCGCCTCGACCTCGCGCGCCAGTGCCTGCTCGACCCTGCGCAGGGCGTCGCTCTGGGCCCCCAGGGCGCTTGTGAGTGCCGCCACACGATCGTTGGCGTGGGCGGTCTCGCCCCGAACGAAGGCGACGCCACCCCCGCTGATCGCAAAGGCTATCGCCAGCGTTAGTAGACGGGTTCGTAGCATGACGGTCGCTGTCAGAGGAAGCTGCTGCCGGTGAGCAGGCAGTCCTGGCGCGTGGTGCCCGGACCGAAGGGGTTGATGACCAGCGTGAGCCCGTCCGGTTGCTCCACCCACTCGACCAGGAAGCGCTCGATGGTGCCCGTGACCTTGGTGAAGTCGGCGAACTGGTTCTCCCCGGTGAAGATGTAGGAGGCGGTCGACGAAACCAGTTCGCCGGAGGTGAAGATGGTCACGTTGCCCGTGCCGATCACCGCCGTGATGTCGGGGTTGGGGCCCGACCCGAAGACCACGCCGGCGCTGTTGATCACCTCGACGTCCAACGTCAGCACACCGACGATGCCTTGAAGGTCGCAATCGAAGGTGAAGCGCGCCTTGTTGGACGGCGCCGGACCGCCCCCACCGCCGCCAGCGTTGCCTTGTTGATTGTTGGCGACGTTGGCGTTGGCCGGGTTGGCGCCGCCCCCACTGTCCTCGCCGCCGCCGCAGGCGCTCAGCACGGCGCTTGCCATCAGGAGCAGCGCGAGACGCGTCCAGCGTCCCGTCGTGTTTCGCATCGTCATGATCGTCTCTTCCCTCAGCTCTTCCATGGCGCAGCGGTCGGCGCCGTTGCGCTTCAGGAGTGATACGGGAGTCGGGACGAAAGTGATCTAGTGTCCTGTCCCGTAAGTTCGTTGAAGAAGTCGCACGGGGCTTTTTGCTCCTAGGCGCGGCGCGAGGACGAGCGTGGCAGGCCCCACGGGAGGAGGAGCAACGTGCCTAGGGGCAAAAAGTACCCGCGAATTCTTCTACGAACTTGCGGGACAGGGCACTACTACGCGCCGTGCGCCTCGTCAGTCGGTCATGACCACGAAGGCGGCCCAGAAGTAGGGGTGGGCGTAGGGGGCGCGCGGATCGTCGAAGTGCACCGTGGGCGCGCCGGACGCGCGATCGCCGTAGATCGCATCGAGCTGGGCCGTACGCAGGGCGGCGGCACCGCTCTCGCCCGCGGCGCGCTCGCGGTAGAGCCGACGCATGAAGGTGGAGGTGGCTCGGTCGGAAACGCGCCACAGGGAGGCCAACACCGCGTTGGCGCCGCGGGCGCGGGCCAGGGCGCCGAGGCTGGCGATCTCGAGGCCGCGACCCTGGGCGGCATCGCCGAGGGCGGTCTCGCAGGCGGAAAGCGCCAGCCACCCGACCCCCGTGAAATCGAGTTCCGCGAACTCCGGCAGGGTGATGCGCTCGCCGTTGCCGACCAGCAGGTAGGAGTCGCTCACCCGCCCGGGGCTGAAGACGAAGTGGCTGGCGATGTGCAGGTTGGGCACATGCTCATCGGTGACGCGGGTGAGCGCCGCGAGGGAGAAGCGCTCGTCCAGGTAGATCTCTCCGGGCATGGTGCCGTCCGGGTCCGTCGCGTCACGCCGCACGATCTTCTCCAGTTCCTCTTCCACGTAGG of the Pseudomonadota bacterium genome contains:
- a CDS encoding PDZ domain-containing protein, which produces MLRTRLLTLAIAFAISGGGVAFVRGETAHANDRVAALTSALGAQSDALRRVEQALAREVEARRQLAATLATLRERPPSPTPAKLANPAAYETASSPGNAALARDEAAHVRQSLTRIAADRDLQTWQRRRDAFLASPEGFRLDVLNPLRAELGDDTYARYLSTLGRSTAVAVGALPEGSEVAAAGLRGGDQLTHYDGQRVFHLHELHALSVQGERGEYVHVQLLRDGETVYLVIPRGPLGTSPVHTLG